Genomic window (Tachysurus fulvidraco isolate hzauxx_2018 chromosome 20, HZAU_PFXX_2.0, whole genome shotgun sequence):
TTTGTATATTACAAAGCCAATTAAAAGACCACGATATTAAGTCTATGAACAACTCGCTCTGCCTACAATAGGCAAgaaaatatgtgtatataaaaattgTGATTTCAGTCATTTCGTTCTTACTTTTTTCCAACGACAGTTAAAAGATCGTCTCAAATATTTTCAGTAGTTTCAACTGTGAATGTAAAACATGTAGCTGTCTAGCTGTGTGGTGCTGATTTTACTCCATAGCAGGAAGGAACacgaaaaaaaaattagatcttgttgtaaagtaaataaaaaacagttaaaCAACTGgactaatatatttataaaattaaaaaaacatcccCATGGTCAATATTTCagcaaaataacaaataaaagaacaaaataacatTATTGTAATAGACATTGTaggcaattagtgtccatgtcTACAGTGAGAAGactaacaaaaaataatattcaaGGTATTTGGAATAGCATTtgcaaatgtttgtgtaaatcaAACAGAAAAGCCGTTTATGACCCACAACATAACACGGAAGAGAGTTCAAAAGATATTAAAGGCCAACGAAAATCTAGAAACACTTTAAGTTAAACATCGTCTTACCTTCCCAGTGCTAGGAAGAGTTTGCGTCCTGTTAAAAGTGTCTCCTTCATTAATGCTGATCAGTTCTGCGTCTGCAGGCGGAAACGGTGAGGGGAAAACTACTACGTCACTCTTCAGCGTGTCtgaactaaaacacacatcatactGCTGAGTGGATTTAGAGTAAGACCAGCTCCCGTCAGGGTGTGTAGTGATCACAGGAGCGCTGGACCTGCTGAAACCGCCGTCTGTCCCGTAGCATTTAGCTGCTATTAAAGCGATTAGGCTCAGTAAAAATATCACGGACACTGAGACAATAGCGATGAGCAGATAAAGATTCAGATTAGAAAAATTCTCCTCCTTTACTGGCACTTGTCTTAGTGAAGGCTGCAGACTGTCCATATTTTCCACAACCACAACTTCAATACTCATAGTTGTGGACAGTGAATGTTCTCCATTATCAAAGACAGTAATGATAAGAGGGTGAGCTTTTAAGTCGTTGTCACTCATTCGTCTTTTAGTCCTTATTTCTCCGGTGCTGGTTCCGATTCGGAAGAGATTTGTTCCCTTTGGTTCGGTTATATGATATGATAATAGTGCATTATAACCTGAATCGGCGTCTACTGCTCTGACTTTAGCCACAAAATACCCCGCTTCAGCAGAGTAGGGAATGTTCTCACTGTTTGCTGATCCGGGTTCAGAATAAGGAGGGAGAAAAACTGGACTgttgtcattctcatccaggatAAAAACGTTCACAGTCACGTTACTACTTAGCGGAGGAACACCAGAGTCAGTGGCTTGAACTTTAAACTGAAGTCGTTTCGTTTCTTCGTAATCGAAAGACTTCAGGCTGTACAGTTCACCGGTGTGTGAGTTAATGTTCATCAGATTTGATACTCTAATGCTCTCTGCATCACTTAATGAATACGAAACAATCGCATTTTCACCGACGTCTAAGTCTCGAGCGGTTAGTGACGTCATCAGCCCTCCAACTGGACTATTCTCTCTCACGCTAATATTTATCACCGGTGCAGTAAATAAAGGCGCGTTATCATTCACATCAGACACATGAACTGTTATAACGTTACTGCTGGAGAGGGAAGGAGTTCCCTCATCATTAGCTACAACTGTCACATTATATTGTGAGACCCGCTCTCTGTCCAGAGCTTCATTCACAACAAGAGCGTAAGAGTTTTTATATGATAGCTGTAATTTAAAAGGACTCGGAGCTAGAAGTTTACAGTTTACTTTACCGTTCGTGCCACTGTCTTTATCTGATACGGTGATTAATGCTACATCTGTGCCAGGTTTGATGTCCTCACTTACGGAGCTCATGAGCAGAGTAACTGATATATCTGGTGCATTGTCATTAACATCCACTACTTCAATTAACACTTTACATGTAGATCTTCTTGGAGACTGTCCTTTGTCCTGAGCCTGAATTCGAAGCTCAACAGCAGAATGCTTCTCATAATCGATATTAGATTTAACATTAATGTCCCCCAAAACAGGATCTATGGAAAATAATTCTAACGCAGAGTTTTCTTCATCAACAACAATAGAGTATGATACTTCACCGTTAACCCCCTCGTCTGCATCTGCAGCACTAACTGTAATGATCTTAGTTCCTTCTTGTACATTCTCATTGATTTTGACTTTGTACAGAGATTTACTAAACACAGGGTTGTTGTCATTTATGTCTTGCACATTTATAACTATTTGCATTGTTCCAGATCTGGGAGGAGTCCCACCGTCTACAGCAGTGAGCACAAGCTTTATcactggttctctctctctgtccaaaGCTTTCTGAAGCACGAGTTCAGCCGAATCACTTTGCATGTCCAgtgaaaaatattcatttgagtttattttataGGTTTTCACTGAATTACTACCGACGTCGATGTCACGAGCCTTAATTACGAGAAATCGATCTCCCGGAAGTACGTTTTCACTAATATTCAAAGCAACTGATTGACGTGGAAACACGGGAGAGTTATCATTAATGTCTAGTATATTAATTTCGACCCGGTAGAGCTTGTGAGGATTGTGCATCATCGCTTCAATATTCAATACGCatttctgtttgctttcacACAGCTCCTCTCTGTCTATTCTGCCATTAACCAATAAAATCCCGGTTTTCCGATTAACCTCGAAATACTTGGCATTAGATCCAGTCACAAGCTGAAACATGCGCGATTCCAGTTCCTGCACATTGAGATTAAAATCCTTCGCTAAATGTCCAACAACGGATCCTTTCTTGGCCTCCTCTGAGACCGAGTACGAAATCTGAGCGGAACACAAATCCCATAAACaaagcagtagcagcagcatcAACAGAGCCTTCATCCAGCGAGCACTGTCCGGTACATCCATCTCTTACACTTAGTGGATATTCACAAATAAGAGGAAATGGTGTTTTCTTTTAATCTAATCCAGCTTCTAAAATCAAAAGACAAATACACGAGACCTGCTGATGTCAGAAGTATGTGACGCTCTGTTCTCCTTTTTGCGTTAGGCGGGGTATTAATAATGTGCCAATATCTCCAAGTCACGGTCTACAGCGACACCTTGTGTGGAAATAC
Coding sequences:
- the LOC113650220 gene encoding protocadherin alpha-8-like, whose product is MDVPDSARWMKALLMLLLLLCLWDLCSAQISYSVSEEAKKGSVVGHLAKDFNLNVQELESRMFQLVTGSNAKYFEVNRKTGILLVNGRIDREELCESKQKCVLNIEAMMHNPHKLYRVEINILDINDNSPVFPRQSVALNISENVLPGDRFLVIKARDIDVGSNSVKTYKINSNEYFSLDMQSDSAELVLQKALDREREPVIKLVLTAVDGGTPPRSGTMQIVINVQDINDNNPVFSKSLYKVKINENVQEGTKIITVSAADADEGVNGEVSYSIVVDEENSALELFSIDPVLGDINVKSNIDYEKHSAVELRIQAQDKGQSPRRSTCKVLIEVVDVNDNAPDISVTLLMSSVSEDIKPGTDVALITVSDKDSGTNGKVNCKLLAPSPFKLQLSYKNSYALVVNEALDRERVSQYNVTVVANDEGTPSLSSSNVITVHVSDVNDNAPLFTAPVINISVRENSPVGGLMTSLTARDLDVGENAIVSYSLSDAESIRVSNLMNINSHTGELYSLKSFDYEETKRLQFKVQATDSGVPPLSSNVTVNVFILDENDNSPVFLPPYSEPGSANSENIPYSAEAGYFVAKVRAVDADSGYNALLSYHITEPKGTNLFRIGTSTGEIRTKRRMSDNDLKAHPLIITVFDNGEHSLSTTMSIEVVVVENMDSLQPSLRQVPVKEENFSNLNLYLLIAIVSVSVIFLLSLIALIAAKCYGTDGGFSRSSAPVITTHPDGSWSYSKSTQQYDVCFSSDTLKSDVVVFPSPFPPADAELISINEGDTFNRTQTLPSTGKVRRCLT